The genomic segment GACTAGaattagggcttccccagtggttcatgGCCCCCAGGGTGGGGGATTAGTGCTCTTATATGGGTCATGTGAGAGCTTGCTTCCCGCCTGTGTCCTCTGCCAGGTCTGAAGCCTGGGAGGGATctctcaccagaacctgaccatgctggcatCCTGATCTCAGGGACTCCTAGTCTCCAGGCCAGTGAGacataaatttctcttgtttgcAAGCCACCCAGACTATGGTACTTTGTTGTAGCAGCACAAACAAGGACAAGTGACAAAGAAAAGATTGGAGTGTTGGCTGTGGTAGACTCTTGGAGGTGCAGGAAGCATGAGAAGAATGCTTCAGAGGCTAGAAATGAGAAGCAACCATCTGCGGAATTGGAATGTTGGCATCTTAGCTTGAGAATATCACCTGTAGGTAAACAAACAATGTACTGTCTTTTATCCTGGGGTGCTGGAAATCTCTGGAGGTATTCTTGGTTGTCACACTGATGAAGGAGCACCACAGGATACCGGCAGTCAGGGGACTAGGGATACTTAATGGTTCATCCCACATGATGGAGAGTTGTCCGCCCAATGGTCAGTAGTCCCTCCACCCATACTAAGAAGCAGTCAGTCTAAAGCAGGGTATTTCCAAGTGTGGTTCTTGGACCACCGCACCAGTCGCACCTGagaacttattagaaaagaaaattctcagGCCCTACCCTAGACTTACTGTATTCTGAATGCTGGGGTGGGACCCAGTTCTCTGGGTTTTAACAAGCCCTATAGGAAACTGTGACACACTCTCAAATTTGAGAACTGCTAGTCCAAGACAGACTTCATGTTGAATAAAATAGCATGAATTTTAGCAATGTGACAGGCCACTAAGCTTGGGGTTTGGAGTTTGCGGAACTAAGCATCAGAAGGCTTGGGTTATTATCCTAGCTGGCCTCTGAAAAGGCAACGATCTTATCCATATCATTGAATAACTCTGTCCCTTCTTGCCTACCCTGATCCCCCAGCCAGAAAGTTGAGTGGGTTCACTGGTTCCCAGGCTTCAGTTATGCAAAGAAAACCTTCACACGCTATGAAGTTTCTACCTTCCTCTTGACTTCGGTTGGcttcatctttgtttttaaacaatccaGTTTTTACTTAAGTTAAAACTGTTTAAATTGGTAAATGGAAAACTAGTGTCATTTGCCAGCAACAGGAGGTAACCAATTATAATTAAGCACAATGATAacatccttgatttttttttaaaaaaagaacatcatATGTCAAAGAAGTGCTGAAGGTACACAAGCTTCAAACCAAAATGGTTTTTCTGTTGTAACCAGAAACATTAAAAGAGAATGtcagacagatgaacagatagaGGGTAGATCAAGTGTAGACACAATGAGAAGATGGTCACGCACAAGCCAGGGAAAGAGATGCCTCAGAAGAAACGAaccttgattttggatttctagcctccagaattgtgagaacataaatgtctattgtttaagccaaaggcaggggttgggggaaaaaaggatGTTGAAAAGAATAGTCAAAGGACCGTGTTCCATACTCGGGGGCTCACTGGGTTAGTTCATCTCCAGGGTTCCTTCTACTTTAAATAAGGAAGAACTATCACAAAACCAAGTCTCCTCCCATGTGGGTCAGGGCTGTGATGTTGAATTAGTCACAGCAGATGTCTCTGGGGATAAAGCATTTTAGTCAATCAGAAGGGTTGGAGAGTTAGTCAGCATCATCACTTACCTGTGTTTCTAAGTTGCTGTTTTCATCCGACCTTTGTTCCAAGATGGGCTTTTCTCTCTCTACCAGGAGAGGCAACTTCTGAAACATAAAATCCCTTCGAATTACCAACCAAAATGGTCTTTTAATCCACTTTAAAACTTGAGCATTTCTTTTTACGCTTTTGTTGAGGTTCTGCCTATGATaccttttgccaacaaaggtgatTTTAGCAGCTCAAGAGCGAAATTTTGCCTATCAACACAGCCTAATATAAGGACACAGAGTttaaccagaaaagaaaaatatctaaatGTCCACCTTCTCTGGAGTGTGTTAAAGCTCTTGCACCATAAGGCATGTCAGCAGAAAGCCCCAAGACTGGGGCTGAAAGCACCAACTTATCCTGTGACACAGCCCCTGTtatctgctgcatctcctgcaacttGCAATTCTTAAACTAAAGGTGTCTTACTATAGTGTCTCACCTCATGGAGGAAAGTATTTCTAAGAGTAACTAGAGTCTGGAGGCTGCTAGGACCATGGACAATTTGGAAGAGTGTTTATACTTCCTCTTCTGTTCCTAAGAAGCACACTGACAATGACTCAGTTTATAACTTTCCAAAGTGCAAGGAAACTTGATGGTGAGACTAAAAATTTTGCTCAAAGAACAGGTTTCAAAAGGTTTTCAGAATCCTTTCTTATCCTAGCATCAGAGGTAAGCCCCAAACCACAAAATGTCCAGAAGACATCCTGTTTGTCTTAATATTAAAACACTTATCTTTCTTCTTACTAAGATCTCATACAGAATTTTGCtttcatgaattttattttctggaaaataGAACTCATGCCTCCCCAAAGATGAAACAATAGATTCTCAGCATCTAGCTTATGGGTGACCACTCCAGATAAAAATGCAAAgtcactttatattttattaataccaTGGAACTCTGAACTCACCTGTTCACAAACATTTGTCCTATTCTTCTCTAATAGTTCAGGAgagtgtttgctttctttttgcttATGAAAAGGCGTGCTCCTTTGATAGGATTCAATCTCCCTTTGGGGAAGTTGGATGGGTTTGGCAAGCTTAAACTCTGCATTTGGGGTCAATTGCACAGGATCTTCCTTTTCACAGTTCAGCTTGAAAAGGAGCCTCCCATTGGCAATGATGATGGAGGTGAACCTCTTGACATCTTCTGGAACCATCCGTGCCACCTGGACAAATCTCTCCAGGTCATCCGGGCTGTTCTGGATTTTGTCAGTCACAAGGACTTCCAGGGACCAATTGCAGCTCTCCAGACTTTCCTTTGTTTCAAGCAGGATTTGGTAGGAGTTGGAGATCGTCTGTAGCTGATCCCTAATTCTGGCCTGAAGGTTACTGTTGGTGAGGTTGCACGTGGTCCCACAGACTCCTCGGGCAAAATCCAGGAATTCTCTCAAGGATTCCTCTGTGCGGTCAGCAGCCCTGCGGATTTCATCAATGTTGGCCTCTAGAGAGTCCCTGAACCTCCACTTCCTACTGACAAAGAGCATCAGGCCCCCGACAGAGTTGGCCACCTTATGCTGCAGAGCTGTGACCGTTTCTCTGGCCAAGTCCAGGTCCAAGGGGAACTCTCTGGCTGACTCCTCTGAGAAGGAGCTGGACGAAGAGTCAGTGGATGtggaggagcaggaggaaagAATGCTGGCTCTACTGTCAGAGCTGGACACAGACGAGCTGTCTGGTTCAGGGGACAGTGATGCTGCCTGGCTGGGAAACCACAGAGAGTTATGGTCCGAGGAATTCTCTGAAGGCATGGTGGCTTTCCCCAGCTCTTTCTCAGTCTGGGGGTCCCTTGGCCTTGCTTTAGGGATGTCGTAAATGTTCGGCTTGGTGTTCTGCTGCTCCACTCGGGGGATCAGAAAACTTGAAGGAACCTTGTAGCTGACACCTTCATCCAAAGGGAATGCACCCTTGGCTGGTGGAAAGCTATAAGAAGGAATTTCTGGAAGGCTGAGTTTTTTCTGCATGGACATGTTTTTCTGTGGGCGTGGATTGAGAGTCCCTGCTCTGTTGCTCGGAGGGCTGTGGAAGCTGGACATACACCTGGGGAGGGCATGGTACCCCGATTTTTCCACAGAGCTACTTGGAGATGCATTTCTTACATCAGCCTTTTCCAGAGACACTGGCGTGTCATAAACCCATTCCGATTTTTGAGGGCTTGGCAATGTGTTGCAGCCACCTCTCCTTAAGGCGATGCTTGATGTCGGGGGAATATTCTGCCTCTGTGAAGAACCACACAAAGTCACCCGTTATTTAGTTTAAGGAAAAGACAGGGGGAGTGACTCTGGAGATCCATGTGTATTACACCGAGGAGCCACCAAGCGCTGGGCACTGTGCATCTTAAAAGCCTGATGGTCACGCCTCTGTTCAAGCTTCTGCAGTGGCTTCCCATCTCCGCTACCACTCAAGCCCTTCACAGTCTGGCTCCAGCCTCCTTTTGAGTCTCCCCGCTCTCTGCCTCTGCCACCACACCTGGCACTCCCCTCCTTCAAGGTCCAGCGACTCAGGCTGCTTACCTTTCTCTGAACCAAAAATGCTCTCCTGCATGGCTATATTTAATTCTGTCCAAGCTGGTTCCTCTGTTCTCAGTGTCCACTCAACCCCTTGCTTTCCATCTAACAAACTCCCATGCATCCCTCATGACACTGCTGTGAAGCCACCTTGGGCATGAGtgcgtgcttgctcagtcacttcagtcatgtcccattctctgcaaccccatggactgtagcctgccaggctcctctgtccatgggactctccaggcaagaatattggagtgggttgccatgccctcttccaggggatcttcctgacccaggaagagaatgtctccctcattggcaggtgggttctttatcactagcgccacctggaaaacccaccTTGTGCATAGGTGTATTTATTGTATGCATGCGACAGAATTCATTGATAAGCATGGAGTACAGATTTCACGTTAAGTCACCTCCCCTCCATACAAATAAAAAGCTAGCTCCACGCAACATGTCTCCAAGGTAGATTGCAAGAAGCAGCATTTATCTCAAGTCTCCTGAGCTCTTGCTCTATGCCGAGCGCTGTACTAGGTCTTTTGCAGGGATTATGTcaattcattgggcttccctggtggctcagaggttaaagcgtctgcctccaatgtgggagatccgggtttgatccctgggtcgggaagatcccctggagaaggaaatggcaacccactccagtattcttgcctggagaatcccatggacggaggagcctggtaggctacaatccacagggttgcaaagagtcggacacgactgagcgacttcacttcacttcacttcacacttcaCTTCATGTCAATTCTCACAATAAGTTTGTAAAGAGAAACGGAGGTGTACGGAAGTCAAAGGATTTATCTAGACCACGTGACTTGTCTGGTAACTGAACACCTTCACAGTTACAAGTTTTGCCTCCAGTGAAGTAAATTCTGTTATGAGGGATTTGCGTTCCTAATTTTGACCAAGCAAACATTCTCCAGAGCTGGTTCAGGTTTGCACAGTCTCAGATCGCAGTGCCGATCATACTTACGTTTGTTTGGCTGGCCGGGGGACCCAGTGCTGCCTTTTGGGGGCTGGGGGGGATATCATATAGCTGCTGCATGCCTGGCTCCTGGGAAAAGACCACAAAGGTCAGCTTGGAATTTTACTTCCTGGTGGCTGCACATCACAAACCATCTCAAagctggtgttttgttttttttctccaagtAAAAACACAAATCACTGAAGACTGGGGCTTTCAGTCATGATGGTTTTATGGCACAAGTGTGTGCTGTTCTGAGTACATTTTCAACAATGGgctctgtgttttaaaaaaaggcaCCTTCTCAATCAAAGGTGGGGATAAACTATAGAGAGAATTAGCTGCATTTGTCTGAGTTAAAAACAGCAGTTCGTTTCCTTCTGTAAGTTCACCCTAAGATTGAATTAAAGAAGACTAAATATAAGATTGGAATTTActatgtcttttttctttcttgtttttcccaGTAGGAATTTTCCTGTGCTTATGACTCATGTACTAATCctgcaaatatttactaagtgccTACTAATGACTAGCCACTGAGCTAAGTGACATATGTATACCCAGTAATGAGCAAAAGACATAGCGCCTCTAGAGATAATAGACATTTGTGGGGGAGGTGCAACAATTAGGGAATACATAAATTAGGACGTGAAAAATAAGTTCCATATTCCAAGGTAAGGTGAAAGAGCACCAGAACAGGTtttgcaaagaaagagaaaagaagctgaaatttggagagagtttttgttttgggttttttttttagctgcatatcataacttgtgggatcttatttccccaaccagggattgaacccgggccctcggcagtgagagtcctaagcactgggccaccagggaattcccaagagggGTTTCTTTGGAGAGAGTCAGGCTGTGAGTCTCCTCCAAGTCTCCTCCTTTCACTTTACAGGCAGGGGGAAGTTTGGTACTGTCTGCTCTGAACATTAAATTCCTCCACCGAGACTTCTTACTACCTGTAAGTGACCAGGAAGTCACCCAACCagcctaaatttttattttgattggagCTGTGGCTCTCAGCCCTGGCTGAGCTTGAGAACCACCTGGGAGCTTTAAAATTCCTACTACCTGGGTCCCACCCCATATCTCAAACCTCAGATTCTCTGGGCGTGGTTCCAGGAAGCAGGCGTGGCTGAAGCATCCAGCCCATTCCCCTGTGCTTGGTGGGCAGGGGAGAACATGACCATGGGGCAGTTCTGATGGGCTAAGAAGTGAGTGAAGTTGTTTTCTGTTACAGGAAGTATGTCTTACCAAACTGATGTGCCAGTTACATTCACGTAagataaaaaaaacccaaaaactttGAAATTTCCTCCCCAAGATATAATCAGTGTTAAGATAACCAACAATAATGTTAAGACTATGACGTATATCCTTCGTGATACTATTACTTTTAAAACgtgcagataaaaaaaaaaaaacgtgcagatatgtgtatatatagtcttccctagtggctcagaggttaaagcgtctgcctccaatgcgggagacccgggtttgattcctgggtcgggaagatcccctggagaaggaaatggcaactcactccagtattcttgcctgaagaatcccatggacggaggaccctggtaggctacagtctgcggggttgcaaagagtcggacactactgagcgacttcactatcgctatttatatattgttgtgctagtcactcaattgtgtccaactctttgtgaccctatggactgtagctgacgaggcttctctgtccgtgggattctccaggccagaaaactggagtgggttgccaattctttCTCCAGTGTGTATATAAGCATGGACATAAAGTATTACAAATGAgaagtaaaaaatttttaaatattcagaattCAAATAAGTAGTAATATTCTTCTGAGCATGTCTGGGTTCCCTGGGCACAAAGTTAGTTTCTGAGTGGTGATGGGTCCCTTGGAGTCAGAACTGAAGCTCCAAAGATCTCTCAATGGTAAAACTGAAATGCAAGTTCAGCGTAATGCTGAGTGCCCACGATTTGGatagagaaaaaggagaggagcAGGGCCATGGATGAGGCTCACCTTCAGGGTTGGTGGGCACCGGCTCTGGGCAGGCACGTCATACACCTGGCAAGCCAGAGCTGGTAATGAGGTCCGAGCAGGTCTGGGAATCATGAAGACAGCcttggggagaaaaagaagaacagaggGAAAGAAATGTTACCACCACATCCATGGACCATGAAACAGCAAAGGCAGCACTAACATGCTAGGACATTCTCTGGGCACCTCTCATTGGAGACCCTTTACTCTGAGACAGCAGGACCCTAGTTGGGAGGTCCGTGATGGAGGGCAGTCTTCCTCACCATGTGGATCAGCCTCATCTGGGAAGTGGGTtggaaatgcagattcctgggccccgTGTGCATTGCACAGAATCTCTGAGTCTTGACGGAGAGCCTGGGAAACTGCAGTATCATCAGGGccctcaggtgattctgatgttctCAGAATTTTACTTATGGAGCTGACTTTGTGGGTCACACTTGCCCAAGAGACAACCTACAGCCTATGATGGGACTTTCCTTGGTTTGGAATTGTAGGTGGAAAGAAGCCAGTTCAGAAATGCCCAGTGTTTTCTTGGAAAATGTAGATGGGAACTAAGGAACATGTTTTTGAGAAACATGGTTTTGAAAGGAAACTCTAGTTCAAGAACTAGAGGGTCTACAAGCAATTTAAACCTAAAAGCAGATTTCATCAGGAAATCTGATCTTTTTACTTGAAATACAAAAGATTACCCTTTCTGAATTTAAACCAAAATCAAATATCTTCTTtgtatggtctttttttttttttttttttttttttagagaggcCAGTGTATTATAATAAGGAAGttggaataaaaagtaaaacaaagctcAAGATCGTGGTTACCCTGGGGGGAAGTGgctgggagaggtgggagggggcttctggGGTGCTGGTTTCACTGTGTTTCTGGATTCCGATACTAATGACTGAACTATGAGGATCTAGAGGTTAAACTTCAATAAAACATTAATAGATAGTATCAGCCACAGAGTCAGGTGAACTAGATCAAGAGCATGCCAAGGGCTCTGTCTTGGGTGTTGGCAGGCCAGGGGTGTGGACAGACACAGATACAACAAAGAAACTTTAGTCTCTGGTGTTCATCAGGATATGACCTTGGATGGGCCTTTCACCTCCCAGGGaatcaatttcctcatttgtaaaatgaagagttGTTCTCACCTAAAgaggtttctttttctctcagatCTACAGAGGTCTCTTCCAGCTAAAAAGATGCAGAGTCCCTGATTAGGACAACTTGAGACAAGGGacatattttcactttcttggtttttaatttttggccaaccTTAATCTAGAGATGCTCAACCTGAGTATAAGGGGAATCTCTGAAACAGGTCCCCCGGGCCAGGTGCCAAGCCTGTTTACTGCCCATTGGAAAACAGCTTAAAGCTAGTGGCTGGGCTTGCTTAGTTTTACCAACATCTCCTTCTGTTCAGAATGTTATTTTCTCAGCGTTCTCAGACTCAAAGCTCACCACTGGATTACCCAAGTAGGGAGGAGATGACTGCCTTCTGTGGATCAGAAGATTCTTAAGTTATAGTCTTGCATCCTTCTAGCTCCTTCCTTCTTGTAGTAGAGGAAGAAGCAAAATTACTCAGAATCACCGAAAGCTACAGTTTGAGGTGAACTCAGAaatgataagatggttggatggcatcaccgactcaatggacatgagtttgagcaagctccaggagttgatgatggacagggaagcctggcatgctgcagtccatggggtcgcaaagagtcagacacgactgtgtgactgaactgaactgaaccctctcCTGATACAGAGCAAGAAAGAGAAGTCTACAGGGGTGCTGTGATGTCTCCAGTCACCCAGCATGGCTGTGGCTGCCGCAGAAACCAAGTGAACCTGGATTCCTCATTTCTAAGCTGTAGATGACATTGCTTGCTTTAAAAGACCCTTAAGCACAGAGAAGCAATGAaaaagggagtggggagagggtgaAAATATAGATAGGGCAGTGATGGAGGGAACTTAGGCAGGAACAAAAGGCAGGAAAGTTCCCCAAGTGTTTTACTGGGGCCAGCCACCTCAAAACCTGCTTGAGTAGTGAGGAGCCCCTGGCTTCTAAAATCCCCTTCAGTGGCTGTGGTTTCTGTCCATGGCCACAGCCTGCACCAGTGAGGTCTCCACGCTTCATGTCAAGGACAAATCTTACAGCTAATGCCCTGACCCTTTTCTGAGTTAGGATGGTCAACTCATCTCTCTTTTTACACCAACATCAGGCTAGAAGTTGACAGTAAGCCCACGGTTATGTTGGATCTGGtcatttcattcattccacaaaggTCTATGGAGCATCTCGCAGGAGTCTGGCACGGTCCTGGGGGTTCAGAATCCCCAGCAAACTGCAGACTTTGCACCCGCTGTGCTTTTAGGGGGCAGGGAAAATGaccttagattttaaaaaaagttttttttttttttttttttacagatgggTTAAGACCTTTATTGAAAGCGAAAgggagagtgaagtcactcagtcgtgtccgactctttgagaccccgtggactgcagcctaccaggcttctccgtacatgggattttccaggcaagaatactggagtgggttgccatttccttttccagaagatttttttaaaaatttttaattggagtatcattgctttacaatgttgcattagtttctgctgtagaacaacatgagtcagccataattatatatatacatatatcccctccctcttgagcttcccccTCATCCCCattcccatcccactcctctaggtcatcacagagcactgagctgagctgccTGTGATATACAGCACCTTCCCACTATCTatttgttttacacatggtagtggaTACACgtaaatgctactctctcagttcgtcccacttggcctttgatttttttttttctttcctttgaaagtgaaagtcactcagtcgtgtccaactctttgcgaccccatggactatacggtccatggaattctccaggccagaatactggagtgggtagcctttcccttctccaggggatcttcccaacccagggattgaacccaggtctcccactttgcaggcagagtctttaccagctgagccacaagggaagcccaagaatactggagtgagtagccttgcccttctccagcagatcttcccgacccaggaatggaactgggttctcctgcattgcaggcggattttttaccagctaagctGTCAGGGAGCAACTCAATTAACTTCAGCCCAGGCCACTTGCTCTCAGAGGAGCCAGCACCCAGGCCCCACTCTGGGTCAGCTGCTCGGATGACAGCTGAGTGTGCCAGGCCTAGATTTGGGCCAGTTGTTCCAGAAAAGGGACTTCAGGTCCACCCCACAGATGGCTGCAGGGCAATCAGCCACCTCTTTCTGGTGTTTGTAGTCGGTGCCTAGAGGGGCAGCTGTTCTGTGTAACACGGGTCGTCTGCCTGGGGTCATCTGCCTGGGGACGTctccctggcagcccagggacgtctccctggcagcccagggaggcaggcaATCTGAAGTATTCAGAATCtcttaaggacttccctgatggtccagcagttgagacttcaccttccagtgcagggtgagcaggttccatccctggtcagggagctaagatccctagTGCCCCCCAACTCTCCCAAAccccccaaaacataaaacagaagcaatattgtaacaaatgcaataaagtctttaaaaaaaatctcttaaggGATCAAAGAAGAAGCTGGTGTGGAGGAGGCCTGCAGGGTAGGTGGGACATTCCTGGGAGGTGGGATAGCACATACATGGGAGGAGGGGCCTCTCCTGGCCTAGGGCCTCATCAGGACCTCTGTGCAGAGCTGAGGCCAGGTGGGATGTGTCATCTGAGCTGAAAGCAAAGTGTGTTATGGCAGGAAATGCTTGCAGTGACTGAAGACCATGCAAGACTGTGCTGCATTCTTAACACCTCATGAAGGCTGGGGCTTGGAGGGAAACagtgcattaatttttttttcttttgttaattcctgcttctttcttcttcttctttttttttatgtggaccatttttaaagtctttattgagtttgatacaatattgcttctattttacgTTTTGGGTTTTTAGCCCcaaggcatataggatcttagctccccaatcagggattgaacctgcactctcTGCATCAGGAGGCgaaatcttaaccacttgaccaccagggaagtcccttcctctcctactttaaaaaaatgtttcattctGCATTTACAAAGTGCTTCTTttcctctgcttttaaaaaaaatgttactttttaaaaattacagatgtAATACATGTTCTATATAACACACAAATCAACCTATTAGTCTCTttgttcatcaaatatttatcaagtaccCACCCCAGGGTAGGCACGTCCaaggtgcaggggacacagaagcGAATAAAGTATAGATCCCTGTTTaatgacttctttcactttctccttaaCCAGTTCCACTTCCTAAGGGTGACCACTGCTGGTGTGTGTTCTTTtcaatgcacacatatatacgtacactttttacagtttttttggtttgtttgttaggtttttatttaaatggctctttctccctctctt from the Dama dama isolate Ldn47 chromosome 23, ASM3311817v1, whole genome shotgun sequence genome contains:
- the CASS4 gene encoding cas scaffolding protein family member 4, giving the protein MKGAGILDRAPKTLLAKALYDNHPDCADELAFCRGDILTILEQNVPESEGWWKCLLHGRQGLAPANRLQILVEAPTDRPRPPFLKGLDNAPTISQETYEVPTLLDPTSPVYEQMKSWVEGPPPPTVQIYEVPDPPACARIVCEKTLSFPKQAVFMIPRPARTSLPALACQVYDVPAQSRCPPTLKEPGMQQLYDIPPSPQKAALGPPASQTNRQNIPPTSSIALRRGGCNTLPSPQKSEWVYDTPVSLEKADVRNASPSSSVEKSGYHALPRCMSSFHSPPSNRAGTLNPRPQKNMSMQKKLSLPEIPSYSFPPAKGAFPLDEGVSYKVPSSFLIPRVEQQNTKPNIYDIPKARPRDPQTEKELGKATMPSENSSDHNSLWFPSQAASLSPEPDSSSVSSSDSRASILSSCSSTSTDSSSSSFSEESAREFPLDLDLARETVTALQHKVANSVGGLMLFVSRKWRFRDSLEANIDEIRRAADRTEESLREFLDFARGVCGTTCNLTNSNLQARIRDQLQTISNSYQILLETKESLESCNWSLEVLVTDKIQNSPDDLERFVQVARMVPEDVKRFTSIIIANGRLLFKLNCEKEDPVQLTPNAEFKLAKPIQLPQREIESYQRSTPFHKQKESKHSPELLEKNRTNVCEQKLPLLVEREKPILEQRSDENSNLETQNPSSLVPRPLSQQNPEKKTRLSEHCRLYFGALFKAVSVLNNSLQNSQPPETFITQSKLVITVGQKLVDRLCRETQEQDVRNEILRGSSCLCSLLKDLALATKHAVLQHPSPAALQHLQAEAKKLEQHAQQFRGTLE